A portion of the Scleropages formosus chromosome 15, fSclFor1.1, whole genome shotgun sequence genome contains these proteins:
- the LOC108919528 gene encoding gap junction delta-2 protein → MGEWTILERLLEAAVQQHSTMIGRILLTVVVIFRILIVAIVGETVYDDEQTMFVCNTLQPGCNQACYDKAFPISHIRYWVFQIIMVCTPSLCFITYSVHQSAKQRERKFSTVYVPLDKDQDSLKREDSKKIKNTVVNGVLQNTENSTKEAEPDCLEVKEIPSAALRTTKSKMRRQEGISRFYIIQVVFRNALEIGFLVGQYFLYGFSVPSVYECDRYPCIKDVECYVSRPTEKTVFLVFMFAVSGFCVVLNLAELNHLGWRKIKTAVRGVQARRKSIYEIRNKDLPRMTVPNFGRTQSSDSAYV, encoded by the exons ATGGGGGAATGGACGATCCTAGAGAGGCTCTTGGAGGCTGCTGTCCAGCAGCACTCTACTATGATAGGAAG GATCCTGCTCACCGTGGTGGTGATCTTCAGGATCCTCATCGTTGCCATAGTCGGGGAGACGGTGTACGACGACGAGCAGACCATGTTCGTGTGCAACACCTTGCAGCCGGGCTGTAACCAGGCGTGCTACGACAAGGCGTTCCCCATCTCGCACATCAGGTACTGGGTCTTCCAGATCATCATGGTGTGCACGCCCAGCCTCTGCTTCATCACCTACTCCGTGCACCAGTCCGCCAAGCAGCGGGAGAGGAAGTTCTCGACCGTGTACGTGCCGCTGGACAAGGACCAGGACTCGCTCAAGAGAGAGGACAGCAAGAAGATCAAGAACACCGTGGTGAACGGAGTGCTCCAGAACACGGAGAACTCGACCAAGGAGGCCGAACCCGACTGCCTGGAGGTGAAGGAGATCCCAAGCGCGGCGCTGAGGACTACAAAGTCCAAGATGAGGCGCCAGGAGGGCATCTCCAGGTTCTACATCATCCAGGTGGTGTTCCGAAACGCGCTGGAGATCGGCTTCCTGGTGGGCCAGTACTTCCTCTACGGGTTCAGCGTCCCCTCCGTGTACGAGTGCGACCGGTACCCGTGCATCAAAGACGTCGAGTGCTACGTGTCGAGACCTACGGAGAAGACCGTGTTCCTGGTCTTCATGTTCGCCGTGAGCGGCTTCTGCGTGGTCTTGAATCTGGCCGAGCTCAACCACCTGGGCTGGAGGAAGATCAAGACGGCCGTGAGGGGTGTCCAGGCCCGGAGGAAGTCCATTTACGAGATCAGGAATAAGGACCTGCCTCGGATGACTGTGCCTAACTTCGGTCGCACTCAGTCCAGCGACTCCGCGTACGTGTAA